The Candidatus Dependentiae bacterium genome has a segment encoding these proteins:
- a CDS encoding iron-sulfur cluster assembly accessory protein, translating to MTTQAKIHRQMTIEEILSDFPEKSQKLAQEITNTGLHCVGCSASTWETLEAGMLGHGYSDEEIEGLISRLNIILEAPIDLGTVTLTRRAAEKFLAILKEDGKESCGLRFGDRPGGCSGFEYVLDYSEKPLADDVVFNHYGVDLHINQQALSRLMGCEIDYVDGLNGSGFKISNPNAKGSCGCGKSQSY from the coding sequence ATGACAACTCAAGCAAAAATACACCGCCAAATGACAATCGAAGAGATTTTATCAGATTTTCCAGAGAAAAGTCAAAAATTGGCACAGGAAATCACCAATACCGGTCTGCACTGCGTTGGGTGCTCAGCATCGACTTGGGAAACGCTAGAAGCGGGCATGCTTGGCCACGGCTATAGCGATGAGGAAATCGAGGGATTGATCTCCCGTTTGAACATCATCTTGGAAGCTCCCATCGATTTAGGGACTGTGACGCTAACGCGTCGTGCAGCGGAAAAGTTCTTGGCGATCTTAAAAGAGGATGGCAAGGAAAGCTGCGGGCTGCGTTTTGGGGATCGTCCGGGAGGATGCAGCGGATTTGAGTATGTATTGGATTATTCAGAGAAGCCCTTAGCAGACGATGTGGTATTTAACCATTATGGCGTTGATCTTCACATCAATCAACAAGCCTTATCCCGTCTGATGGGTTGTGAAATCGACTACGTCGACGGCCTCAATGGATCAGGCTTCAAGATCTCCAACCCGAATGCCAAAGGCTCATGCGGCTGCGGTAAGTCGCAATCTTACTAG
- a CDS encoding (2Fe-2S)-binding protein: MAKIVINQEPEVELADGSAIKPICEENGVPFACEEGICGTCIVEVKEGNENLSPMTQEEIDFLGEQNRERLACQCKILKGFVKLKY, encoded by the coding sequence ATGGCTAAAATTGTCATCAATCAAGAGCCTGAGGTTGAACTTGCCGATGGTTCTGCGATCAAGCCGATCTGCGAAGAAAACGGGGTCCCGTTCGCTTGCGAAGAGGGGATCTGCGGTACATGCATCGTAGAGGTCAAAGAGGGGAATGAAAACCTATCCCCCATGACTCAGGAAGAGATCGATTTTCTTGGGGAGCAAAATCGGGAGCGCCTCGCTTGCCAGTGCAAGATCTTAAAGGGATTTGTTAAATTAAAATATTAA